Proteins from a single region of bacterium:
- a CDS encoding ABC transporter permease, with translation MDKIWHDFRFAIRNLLKSPLFVATAVCTLAIGIGANTAVFSLIDSVLLRPLPLIKDQQRLLNLFTANRNGEYGHSSYPDYLDYQEEKEVFSGMAAFLSVDVNLSSNGFAERIKGELVSTNYFAVLGVRPELGHDFDSRVEESTVMLGAGLWKRRFAGDPGVIGKTILINQKSFTVIGIMPQGFRGASLESMSELWAPVKAIVHFMHGK, from the coding sequence TTGGACAAGATTTGGCACGATTTTCGTTTTGCGATTCGCAATCTGTTGAAGAGCCCGCTATTTGTGGCGACAGCAGTGTGCACACTCGCGATTGGAATCGGAGCGAACACAGCAGTCTTCAGTCTTATAGACTCTGTGCTGCTAAGGCCATTGCCCCTGATCAAAGATCAACAGCGGCTCTTAAACTTGTTTACAGCAAATCGTAACGGAGAATATGGCCATTCTTCCTATCCCGATTACCTCGACTATCAGGAAGAGAAGGAAGTCTTTTCCGGAATGGCGGCGTTCCTCTCTGTTGATGTGAATCTCTCTTCAAACGGTTTTGCCGAAAGAATCAAAGGGGAATTGGTTTCCACCAATTATTTTGCGGTGCTTGGAGTACGTCCGGAACTAGGTCATGATTTCGATTCGAGAGTGGAAGAATCCACAGTAATGCTTGGGGCCGGGCTGTGGAAGCGACGGTTTGCTGGTGACCCAGGTGTAATAGGCAAGACCATTCTGATAAATCAGAAAAGCTTTACTGTGATTGGGATTATGCCTCAAGGATTCCGGGGAGCAAGTCTCGAATCCATGTCCGAGCTATGGGCTCCCGTGAAGGCGATCGTACACTTCATGCATGGGAAGTGA
- a CDS encoding metalloregulator ArsR/SmtB family transcription factor, whose amino-acid sequence MLENEEQAKIFDALSDPIRLRFVRELVRGGELSGTAIADRLGISLALLCHHSRILVEAGVITKRKMAQTAYFRANRKLLTESMKSLLS is encoded by the coding sequence ATGTTAGAGAACGAAGAACAGGCCAAGATTTTTGACGCTCTATCGGACCCGATCCGGCTCCGCTTTGTTCGCGAGCTGGTGCGGGGAGGAGAATTGAGCGGAACAGCGATCGCCGACCGTCTGGGAATCAGTCTCGCGCTGCTCTGTCATCACTCGCGCATTCTAGTTGAGGCCGGCGTCATTACCAAACGCAAAATGGCGCAAACCGCCTATTTCCGGGCAAACCGAAAACTGCTCACAGAGAGCATGAAGAGCCTGCTTTCCTGA
- a CDS encoding ABC transporter permease — protein MGSETLRRRHWSIFNILGRLQERISIDQAQAAISVVAARLDEAESESAQKRKITLVPFHLSRFSPHERPQLIRYSVLLLVVVGLVLLIACVNLANLVLARGAARQKEIAVRAVMGATRSVLIRELMMENILLTFTGSMAALLLFQWTIPLLQELRLPVPVVFQLNMDLRIFGFAALLSLGTATLFGLLPALRSSTPDLISALKDHTSPIAKMRGVGLRQILVIAQVGLCMILLIGAALLVRSLKNLHRVDVGFDSENVLVASLDLHLQGYDEEQGWNFYRRLTERTQTITGVKSVSLVSFVPFISDTKKLALYVEGSKPEPVFDIEQNIVGLNYFQTMRISLLQGRSFSEEDRKGAPWVAVINRTMAHRYWPGENPIGKWVSTSGTGGPYVRVIGVVADSKYLSIREPARPILYWSHLQMYELFGSTMSLLVRTDRDAIAILPAVRQTVQSLDRNLPLYDVKTLSQQVSSSLVRERQLAAFLGVLAVLAMILACVGLYGILSFSVTQGLREIGIRMALGAERLDIVRLVIGQGSLLVFIGIGILGLPGAFVLARLLESLLFGVTPTDSFTYVIVASVLFLISLLACFIPARRAARLDPLVALRYE, from the coding sequence ATGGGAAGTGAGACCCTCAGACGCAGGCATTGGAGCATCTTCAATATCCTTGGACGGCTTCAAGAGCGAATCAGTATCGATCAAGCACAAGCGGCCATTTCTGTTGTGGCTGCTCGTCTAGATGAGGCTGAGTCAGAATCCGCTCAGAAGCGAAAGATCACTCTCGTTCCTTTTCATCTTTCCAGATTTTCTCCTCATGAGAGACCGCAACTGATCCGTTACTCAGTTCTTCTCCTCGTCGTAGTCGGCCTCGTTCTCCTAATTGCATGCGTGAACCTTGCAAACCTCGTATTGGCCCGGGGGGCGGCGCGGCAGAAAGAGATTGCGGTGCGTGCAGTTATGGGAGCCACTCGCAGCGTTCTAATCCGTGAGTTGATGATGGAGAATATTCTGCTGACTTTTACCGGAAGTATGGCTGCTTTACTGCTTTTCCAATGGACGATTCCCCTGCTGCAGGAGCTCCGACTTCCTGTTCCAGTAGTTTTTCAGCTGAATATGGACCTACGTATCTTCGGCTTTGCTGCTCTCCTATCACTCGGTACAGCCACGTTATTTGGATTGCTCCCCGCTTTGCGCAGTTCCACTCCGGATCTGATTTCAGCGTTAAAAGACCATACTTCCCCCATCGCGAAGATGCGAGGCGTGGGGTTGAGACAGATTTTGGTCATTGCGCAAGTAGGACTCTGCATGATCCTTCTTATCGGCGCAGCGCTTCTTGTAAGGTCCTTGAAAAATTTGCACCGCGTAGATGTGGGGTTTGATTCGGAAAATGTTTTGGTCGCTTCTCTGGATCTTCATCTTCAAGGATATGACGAAGAGCAAGGATGGAATTTCTATCGGCGACTGACGGAACGGACTCAAACGATCACAGGCGTTAAGTCCGTAAGTTTGGTTAGTTTTGTACCTTTCATAAGCGATACAAAAAAACTGGCTCTGTATGTGGAAGGTTCGAAACCCGAGCCTGTTTTTGACATCGAACAAAACATTGTCGGCCTCAATTACTTTCAGACCATGCGGATTTCGCTCTTACAGGGACGGTCTTTTTCGGAGGAGGACAGGAAGGGAGCTCCTTGGGTTGCCGTAATCAACCGGACTATGGCTCACCGGTACTGGCCCGGAGAGAATCCGATTGGAAAGTGGGTAAGTACCTCCGGTACGGGAGGGCCGTACGTTCGGGTCATCGGAGTAGTTGCGGACAGCAAGTATCTGAGCATTCGTGAACCAGCGCGCCCGATTCTGTACTGGTCACACCTACAGATGTATGAACTTTTCGGTTCCACCATGAGTCTTTTGGTGCGGACTGATAGAGATGCGATTGCAATTTTGCCGGCAGTCCGACAGACCGTTCAGTCCTTGGATCGAAATCTACCGCTGTATGACGTTAAGACATTGTCGCAGCAAGTCTCTTCGTCGCTGGTGAGGGAGAGACAGTTGGCTGCGTTCCTAGGCGTCCTTGCGGTGTTGGCTATGATATTGGCTTGTGTAGGCCTTTATGGGATCCTTTCCTTTTCTGTGACCCAGGGTCTCCGGGAAATTGGAATCCGAATGGCTCTGGGAGCAGAAAGGCTTGATATCGTTCGTCTTGTCATCGGACAAGGGTCCCTTTTGGTTTTCATTGGAATCGGCATATTGGGGTTGCCCGGCGCATTCGTTCTGGCTCGTCTGTTGGAAAGTTTGTTATTTGGAGTAACTCCAACCGATTCATTCACCTATGTAATCGTGGCGTCTGTTCTGTTCCTCATCTCCTTGCTCGCCTGTTTCATCCCGGCACGAAGAGCCGCCAGGCTGGATCCCCTTGTAGCACTCCGCTACGAATGA
- a CDS encoding DUF998 domain-containing protein, which translates to MQPVTSESHIGLAADQPLTRISNISARLTVMTATLFLILLAIVHVLKPEFDPSWRFISEYAIGRYGWVMILAFFCLALSCVAAFITIRKQISTRGGKIGLALLLVVAASLALAGIFVADPITASKAELTTHGKLHGLAGMIGIPGLPIAAVLITRSLTRNRQRSTATQVLRWTAHSTWITLVLLDAVMIILLSLNSGKFSPAVWIGWPNRLLVLSYCAWLMAIAWYSMRNESRA; encoded by the coding sequence ATGCAACCGGTAACATCTGAAAGTCACATAGGATTGGCAGCGGATCAGCCTTTAACCCGGATTTCGAATATTTCAGCGCGTCTGACAGTGATGACGGCAACTTTGTTCCTGATTCTGTTGGCTATAGTGCATGTTCTCAAACCTGAGTTCGATCCGTCGTGGCGTTTCATCAGCGAATACGCAATCGGGCGGTACGGATGGGTGATGATACTCGCATTTTTCTGTCTGGCCTTGAGCTGCGTTGCCGCATTCATCACTATACGAAAGCAAATCAGCACGAGGGGAGGTAAGATCGGACTGGCTTTGCTTCTTGTCGTTGCTGCCTCACTGGCGCTTGCCGGAATATTCGTCGCAGATCCAATCACTGCAAGCAAGGCAGAATTGACAACTCACGGCAAATTGCACGGACTGGCTGGTATGATCGGCATTCCAGGCTTGCCCATTGCAGCAGTTCTCATCACGCGGAGTCTGACCCGGAACCGGCAGCGGTCGACCGCAACGCAGGTGCTCAGATGGACAGCACACTCCACATGGATCACGCTTGTACTGCTGGACGCCGTGATGATCATCCTGCTTTCGTTAAACAGCGGAAAATTCAGCCCAGCCGTTTGGATCGGATGGCCAAACCGCCTCCTTGTACTCTCCTACTGCGCATGGTTAATGGCGATCGCCTGGTACTCGATGAGGAATGAGTCGCGTGCCTAG
- a CDS encoding isocitrate lyase/phosphoenolpyruvate mutase family protein, which produces MTQIERANLLNSLHRKGEPLILFNIWDAGSAKVLQEIGAKAIATGSWSVAAAHGFPDGEKLPLDSALANLKRIVESVDLPVTIDLEGGYGRVQESVTKVLQAGAVGINFEDQIVGGEGLYSIEDQSARIRAIREAAENLSVPLFINARTDIFLKNTDHTEDHLQEAARRAASYAESGASGFFAPGLMDAKLIERLCELSPIPVNIMMFPGVPSQKQLAELGVARISYGPIPYRLAMEALKEAGRKALSMS; this is translated from the coding sequence ATGACTCAGATAGAACGCGCTAATTTGCTAAACAGTCTCCACAGGAAGGGCGAGCCGTTGATTCTATTCAATATATGGGATGCCGGCAGCGCTAAGGTTTTACAAGAAATCGGCGCAAAAGCGATTGCGACCGGAAGCTGGTCAGTGGCTGCTGCACATGGGTTCCCGGATGGCGAGAAACTGCCGCTTGATTCGGCGCTCGCGAATCTGAAACGGATTGTTGAAAGCGTCGATCTTCCGGTAACGATCGATCTGGAAGGGGGATACGGAAGAGTGCAGGAGTCCGTAACAAAAGTCCTCCAGGCAGGAGCGGTGGGGATTAATTTTGAGGATCAGATTGTTGGCGGGGAGGGACTCTATTCGATTGAAGATCAGTCCGCTCGTATTCGCGCAATCCGGGAAGCCGCAGAAAATTTGTCCGTTCCACTTTTTATCAACGCCAGGACCGATATTTTTCTGAAGAACACAGACCATACTGAAGATCATTTGCAGGAAGCCGCGCGCCGGGCTGCATCCTATGCAGAATCCGGAGCGAGTGGATTTTTTGCTCCAGGCCTCATGGACGCAAAGCTGATTGAGAGATTGTGCGAACTTTCCCCTATACCTGTTAACATAATGATGTTTCCCGGCGTTCCATCACAGAAACAACTTGCTGAACTGGGAGTTGCACGCATTAGCTACGGTCCGATTCCATACCGGTTGGCAATGGAGGCGCTGAAAGAGGCCGGCCGCAAGGCGCTTTCGATGAGTTAG